Genomic DNA from bacterium:
AAGCCGATCCCGCGATATTTTGAAGGAGACAGGGGTGGACCCTGATAAGCGTGTCCGCGATCTAACGGATGCCGAAGTTGGAAAACTTCGTGAAGTGATTGATCGTGAGTACACTGTCGAAGGCGATCTTCGCAGAGAGATTAATCAGAATATTCGGCGATTAATTGAGATTGGCAGCTATCGTGGTCTGCGGCATCGACGTGGTTTGCCCACGCGTGGTCAGCGCACCCGCTCTAATGCTCGACAAAGAAAAGGTCCAAGAAGAGCAGTCGCTGGTAAGAAGAAGACGACGAAGTAGTACGTATTGCGTAACGCGTATCTTGAATAGGCGTTACGAATTAGGAGAATCGAATGGCTCGTAAAGCAACAGCAGGGACACGGCAGAAGCCGAAAGAAAGAAAAAATATCCTGCACGGAGTGGTGCATATAAGGTCCACCTTTAATAACACGACGGTGACGATTACCGACGTTAAAGGGAACACGATCGCGTGGGCAACATCTGGAACTGAAGGCTTTAAGGGTTCACGCAAAAGTACTCCTTTTGCAGCCCAGGTAGCCTCTGAAAAAGCAGCGCATAAGGCGATGGAACATGGACTAAAGCGTGTAGACGTAATGGTTTGTGGTCCAGGCCAAGGGCGTGAAACGGCGATCCGTTCTCTGCAAACTGCCGGATTGGACGTTCTGAGTATTAGAGACGTCACTCCGATCCCGCACAATGGTTGTCGTCCGCCGAAACGTCGGCGCGTGTAAGGTAGGGGGAGATAGTATTATGTCGGTTGTATGGGAAGCAAAATGTCGATTATGCCGTCGGGCACAACAGAAGCTCTTCCTCAAGGGAGATCGCTGTGTGACGAGAAAATGCGCGATTGAACGCGAAACACGTCAAAAGCCGCCTGGCCAGCATGGCGAAGAAAAACTAAATAAGAAGATAACTCAGTACGGAGAACAACTCCGCGAAAAGCAGAAGCTTAAAAGAGCGTATCTGCTTCGTGAAACTCAATTTGCCACCTACATGGTACATGCCCAGCGTCGAAGAGGTGTTACCGGCGAGAACTTGATCCAGTTGCTGGAAATGCGCTTAGACAACACGGTTTATCGTCTAGGATGGGCTCCTTCGCGTGGCGCCGCACGTCAAATGGTCTCGCACGGTTTCATCACGGTTAATGGCAAGCGTGTGGATATAGCGTCCTGCCAAACACGACAGGGTGATGTGATTGGTATTTATTCGACCAAGAAAGAGACTACTCTGGTTGTTGAGGCATTAAAGCGATTGGCCGTTGCACCAAGGGTCGAGTGGCTTAGTATGAACCTTGATACACTCGAAGGCACAGTTTTAGCTATGCCTAAGCGCGAACAAATAGTAAACGACATCATGGAATCATTGATCGTCGAGTTCTACACACGTTAAGGCAACTTGAGCCGGATTTAGTAGAAAAGTTAACTATTTCCGGGTCGGTACCCGAGGAGGGATTTCTGTGGAAGAGAGAATGCCAACCATCACAACGCTTGATCAGAGCCTGAATTATGGCAAGTTCATCGTTGAACCTTTCGAGCGAGGTTATGGCAATACATTAGGTAGTGCGTTACGTCGTATTTTGTTATCGTCTATACCAGGCGCAGCGATTACGGCAATCAGGATTGATAAAGTCCTGCATGAGTTCTCAAAGATTGAGGGCGTGAAGGAAGACGCTAATCAACTCTTGCTCAATTTGAAAGATATAGCGGTTAAAATTGTAGCTTCTGACCGTTCTTCAGATGAAGAATATACTCTTCGTCTGGAAGTACAAGGCCCAGGCAGGGTAACAGGCGCTGATATTCAGTGTCCGCCAGAAGTTGAAATTGTTAATCCGGAAGTATATATTGCTACAATCAGCGATCCTAAGACTGTATTCGCGATGGATCTATATGTTGGTCTAGGATGCGGTTTTGTAATGCCTAACAAGAGTGATGTTAGTCAACAGACTATCGGAGTTATTCCTTTAGGCGCCCAGTATACGCCGGTACGCAAAGTGAACTATATCGTTGAAGCAACGCGTGTAGGAAACAGAACGGATTTTGAGCGTATGGTGTTAGAGGTCTGGACAAATGGCACACTTGCTCCTCCTGAAGCAGTAAGCCAGGCAGCACAGATACTTGAGCGCTATGTTCGCTTATTTATGGACTTAGCTCAATTTGATGGCGATTCACTAGCGTCTGCTACCGATCAAGACATTGACCCGGCGCTGGCAGCAGTGCCTGATACAAGAATTGAAGGTCTGGATTTCTCGCAACGCACGTTTAACTGCTTGCGAAGAGCAAATCTCTTGTCGTTGCGCGAATTAGCGCAGGTTTCAGAGATTGACCTAATCAATATCCGAGGTTTTGGGAGAAAATCGCTCCTAGAAGTAAAGGATAAATTGGCTAGTTTTGGCCTTAGTCTTAGGCCATCTAAAAATATGGGAAGAAATGCTATTTCCATCGAAGATTTCGACGACGATTTAGACGAATAGAAAAGGTGTTGTATCGATGACCCACCGTATTGGCAAAAGAAAATTAGGATTACCAAGTGATCAGCGTCGTGCTTTATTAACGGGGCTGGTGCGAGCTTTATTCCAGCACGATAAAATTCGCACGACTCAAACTCGCGCCAAAGAGGTGCAGAGTATCGCTGAGAAACTGGTTACGATGGCTAAAGGCGATACTCTTGCGGCTCGCCGCGAGGTGCGCAAAGTTCTGGCGGGGCATACCGCGCCACAACCGCGAAAGCGTTTGAAGAACCTTACCCCAGAGCAGATCGCTGTGCGCACATTGTCAACCGGCGAAACTCTTGTGAAGCATGTATTCGATAATGTCGTTCCACGCTTCATAACTCGACCTGGCGGTTATACACGTATTACTAAACTTGGTTTGCGACGGGGCGATGCCGCTCCGTTAGTCGAACTAGCGTTCCTTGATTAGTTTAATAAGATCATGCGCAACCTGGCGCTGAAGGTAGAGTACGACGGCACAGAGTTTTCGGGGTTTGCCAAACAACCTGACGTAAGGACGGTACAAGGCGTACTCAGTGAAGCTATTGGACGTGTCGTCGGCCATAAGGTTGAGTTAATTGGCGCTGGGCGTACTGATGCTGGGGCACATGCTGTGGGGCAGGTGGTCAATTTTTATACTGACCATCCAATTCCTGCATGCCGTTTGCCGATTGCGATTAATAAGACTATCGCAAGAGATGTTTTTATCCGGAAGGCGAATGAAGTGCCTATGGAGTTCAGTGCGCGTTTCTCGGCTGATACGAGGCTGTATCGGTACACGATACTTCAACGTAAAGTTCGGTCTCCTTTTGCAGGCCGATACGAGATGATTGAAAAGAGACCACTTGACGTGCAGCGTATGAATAATGCGGCACTAGCGCTAATAGGCGAGCATGATTTTTCGGCATTTACGATTGAACCGATGGGCTCGAGAAGCTTTCGCAGAGTCATCTTTGGCGCAAAAGTTACTGGCGCATCAAAGCGAATTCGCTTTGAAATCGAAGGAACCGCTTTCTTGCGTGGAATGGTGCGCATGATAACGGGTGCGCTTATTGAGATTGGCATGGGAAGCCGTGAAGAAGACGAATTATCGCGATTGCTTGATAACGATAAAGCAGTAAGGACCACATGGGTGGTTCCCGCGTGCGGATTATGTTTGATGAAAGTCAAATATTCTGAGTTTTAATATGAATGGAATGTGCGAGGATAAATCGCACTATCGGAGGCATGATGTATCGGACTAAGTTCCTTCTCCAAAACGACATAGAGCGAAAGTGGTATGTGGTAGACGCTTCAGGTCAACCGATTGGAAGACTTGCTGCCCGTGTTGCCACTCTACTTCGCGGTAAACATAAACCGACCTTTGCTCCTCATCAGGACGTTGGCGATCATGTGATCATTATCAACGCAGGCAAGGTGCGATTAACCGGCAACAAGAAAGATGAGTTGATCTATTGGCACACCATGTACCCAGGCGGGTTAAAATCAGTAAAACGTGGTGATTGGCATGAGCATCGCCCAAAGAAGTTGCTTGAGAAGGTTGTCTGGGGAATGATGCCGAAGAACCGTCTTGGCAGGGCAATGTATAAGAAACTAAAAGTTTATGCAGAAAATGTGCATCCGCATCAGGCTCAATGTCCTGAAGAGATTGTGGTTAAGTAGGAGAAGATATGAAGGTACCGTCAACAAGTTACTATGCAACAGGCCGACGAAAGAACGCTATAGCGCGTGTTTGGCTTATACCTGCCGGTTCAGGGCAGATCACGATTAACAAGCGCGATGCTTCTGAATATCTTGGACGTGTTTCACTTGAAGCAATCGTTAATCAACCATTGCAGCTCGTTCGCATGTATGGCAAGGTTGATATCTTGGCTACAGCCGAAGGCGGCGGTATCGCCGGTCAAGCAGGCGCTGTACGACATGGTATCGCACGCGCTTTAGTAGTGTTAGACCCAAACCTTCGTCAAACCTTACGCAGAGAAACTTATTTAACTCGTGATCCACGTGTTAAAGAACGTAAAAAGTACGGACGAAAACGTGCACGACGCGGGTTCCAGTTCGTCAAACGATAATTTCGCAATCGAATCGAGGGCAAAAAGGGACGAAGGAATTTGTGTTCCCCCTTTTTGCCTTTTTGTTTTTTGCTGTAATTGCGGAAACAATGAGTGTCAGCAGGCGTCAGTTTTCTAGAAGAATGTAGGAGCAGGGATGTTTCGACGAACCGTTATCATTTTAGCCATTCTCATTTTATGCCTTAACCTTGTGGCTTATG
This window encodes:
- the rpsK gene encoding 30S ribosomal protein S11, whose product is MARKATAGTRQKPKERKNILHGVVHIRSTFNNTTVTITDVKGNTIAWATSGTEGFKGSRKSTPFAAQVASEKAAHKAMEHGLKRVDVMVCGPGQGRETAIRSLQTAGLDVLSIRDVTPIPHNGCRPPKRRRV
- a CDS encoding DNA-directed RNA polymerase subunit alpha, with translation MEERMPTITTLDQSLNYGKFIVEPFERGYGNTLGSALRRILLSSIPGAAITAIRIDKVLHEFSKIEGVKEDANQLLLNLKDIAVKIVASDRSSDEEYTLRLEVQGPGRVTGADIQCPPEVEIVNPEVYIATISDPKTVFAMDLYVGLGCGFVMPNKSDVSQQTIGVIPLGAQYTPVRKVNYIVEATRVGNRTDFERMVLEVWTNGTLAPPEAVSQAAQILERYVRLFMDLAQFDGDSLASATDQDIDPALAAVPDTRIEGLDFSQRTFNCLRRANLLSLRELAQVSEIDLINIRGFGRKSLLEVKDKLASFGLSLRPSKNMGRNAISIEDFDDDLDE
- the rplQ gene encoding 50S ribosomal protein L17 encodes the protein MTHRIGKRKLGLPSDQRRALLTGLVRALFQHDKIRTTQTRAKEVQSIAEKLVTMAKGDTLAARREVRKVLAGHTAPQPRKRLKNLTPEQIAVRTLSTGETLVKHVFDNVVPRFITRPGGYTRITKLGLRRGDAAPLVELAFLD
- the truA gene encoding tRNA pseudouridine(38-40) synthase TruA, with the protein product MRNLALKVEYDGTEFSGFAKQPDVRTVQGVLSEAIGRVVGHKVELIGAGRTDAGAHAVGQVVNFYTDHPIPACRLPIAINKTIARDVFIRKANEVPMEFSARFSADTRLYRYTILQRKVRSPFAGRYEMIEKRPLDVQRMNNAALALIGEHDFSAFTIEPMGSRSFRRVIFGAKVTGASKRIRFEIEGTAFLRGMVRMITGALIEIGMGSREEDELSRLLDNDKAVRTTWVVPACGLCLMKVKYSEF
- the rpsI gene encoding 30S ribosomal protein S9, whose product is MKVPSTSYYATGRRKNAIARVWLIPAGSGQITINKRDASEYLGRVSLEAIVNQPLQLVRMYGKVDILATAEGGGIAGQAGAVRHGIARALVVLDPNLRQTLRRETYLTRDPRVKERKKYGRKRARRGFQFVKR
- the rpsM gene encoding 30S ribosomal protein S13, which translates into the protein MARISGVDLPRDKKVEFALPYIFGVGLSRSRDILKETGVDPDKRVRDLTDAEVGKLREVIDREYTVEGDLRREINQNIRRLIEIGSYRGLRHRRGLPTRGQRTRSNARQRKGPRRAVAGKKKTTK
- the rplM gene encoding 50S ribosomal protein L13 — encoded protein: MYRTKFLLQNDIERKWYVVDASGQPIGRLAARVATLLRGKHKPTFAPHQDVGDHVIIINAGKVRLTGNKKDELIYWHTMYPGGLKSVKRGDWHEHRPKKLLEKVVWGMMPKNRLGRAMYKKLKVYAENVHPHQAQCPEEIVVK
- the rpsD gene encoding 30S ribosomal protein S4, encoding MSVVWEAKCRLCRRAQQKLFLKGDRCVTRKCAIERETRQKPPGQHGEEKLNKKITQYGEQLREKQKLKRAYLLRETQFATYMVHAQRRRGVTGENLIQLLEMRLDNTVYRLGWAPSRGAARQMVSHGFITVNGKRVDIASCQTRQGDVIGIYSTKKETTLVVEALKRLAVAPRVEWLSMNLDTLEGTVLAMPKREQIVNDIMESLIVEFYTR